The DNA segment ACGGCGGCATCTCCGGCGCCTACGTGACACCGCTCTGAGGGACTCGCCGGCCAGCCAGCAGCCGGTCGCGTCTGGAACACGTGCGCCGAGTCCGGTGAGCCGTGAGAGAACCGTCCGTGGGAGGTCGTAGGACCGTCGTCCCTTGAATCTGTTCCGCAGGATTCGCACTCAAGATTCTCTTTGAGCTGCGTTTCCTGCGGAACGGATGCAGGCGGGATCGCTGTGAAAATGCCCGGACAGACATGACCTCGGTCGAGGACCGGGGTCATGTCTGTCCGAATCGGGCCTTCCGATCAGGCGCTCTCCTCCGGGCGTTCGAGTGCTTCCTTCTCGGTCTCGGTGGCGACATAACCTTCGATGTGTCGCTCATCCGGGCCGTTGTAGGCCGACAGCGGACGGATCAGCGCATTCGAGGCCGCCTGCTCCAGCACGTGGGCGCTCCAGCCGGTCACCCGGGAGGCGACGAACAGCGGGGTGAAGGTCAACGTGTCGAAACCGATCAGGTTGTAGGCCGGGCCCGAGGGGTAGTCCAGGTTCGGATAGATCCCCTTGCGCTCGACGAACTCGCTCTCCAGCGCGGTGTAGAGCTCCAGAACGTCCTGTCGGTCGTAGTGCTCGACCAGCGAGTCCAGCGCATCCTTCATCGTCGGTACGCGGGAGTCGCCGCGCTTGTAGACGCGGTGGCCGAAGCCCATGATCTTGCGCTTCTCCGCCAGCGCCTTGTCCAACCACGGCTTCACGTTCTCGGCGCTGCCGATCTCGTCGAAGACGTGCAGCACGGCCTCGTTCGCCCCGCCGTGCAACGGGCCCTTCAAGGCGCCGATGGCGGCGGTGATCGCCGAGTACAGGTCGCTCATGGTGGAGGTGACCACGCGGGCGGTGAAGGTGGAGGCGTTGAAGGAGTGCTCGGCATACAGGATCATCGAACGGTTGAAGGCATCGACCACCAGCGGATCGGCCTCCTCGCCGAAGGTCATCCACAAGAAGTTCGCCGCATAGTCAAGATCATCACGCGGCTCGACGACCTCCTCACCGCGACGCCGACGCTGGCCGTAGGCGACGATCGCCGGCAGTGCGGCATAGAGCCGGATGCTGCGGGCCAGATTGTCCTCGGCCGTACCACCGGCTTCCATCACCGACTTGGCGCCGCTGGTGTCGTTCGCACCGATGGCGCTCACCGCAGTGCGGACCTCGTCCATCGGGTGGGCGTCGGTCGGCAGCAGGTCGATCACGGCCTTCACGTTGTCGGCCAGAGGACGATTCTCCCGCTCCACCTTGCGCAACTCCGCCAGTTGCTCCGCGGTCGGCAGCTCGCCGTTCCAGAGCAGGTAGGCCACGGCCTCGAACGGCTGGGTGGCGGCCAGCTCCTGCACCGGGTAGCCGCGGTAGAGCAGGCTGTTGGTCTCCGGGTTCACCTTCGAGACCGCGGTGTAGTCGACGACGACACCGGCGAGTCCCTTCTTGATGTCCTCGGGCTTGATCTCATCTGACATGGTCGTGCTCCTTTGCGACGTGCGGGATCGGGATCACTTGGTGATCTGGAAGTTGAAGATCGAGGAGTCGAAGCTGTTGTACTCCTCGTAGTCGAGCAGGTCGTACAGATCGGCCCGGTGTTGCATGGCGCCCAACTGGCTGGTCAGGTTGCCCTCGGAGAGCAGGGTGTCCAGTGCCCGCTCGGTGGCCCCCATCGCCATCCGCAGGGTCGACACCGGCCAGATCACCATCCGTACCCCGACATCGCGGAGTTGATCGACGGTGAACAGCTCGCTCTTGCCGAACTCGGTCATGTTCGCCAGCACCGGTACGTCCAGCGCGGCGGCGAGCTGCTCGAACTCCGACAGGTCACGCATCGCCTCACCGAAGATGGCATCGGCGCCGGCGTCGACCAGGGCCTTGGATCGGTCGATCGCCGCGTCCAGACCTTCCAACGCCCGGATGTCGGTCCGGGCCATGATCAGGAAGTTGTCGTCGCGGCGGGCATCGGCGGCCGAACGGATCCGCTGGACCGCGGTGGAAGTCCCGACGACCTCCTTGCCGTCCAGGTGACCACAACGCTTCGGGTTCACCTGGTCCTCGATGTGACAACCGGCCAGACCGGCGTCCTCCAGGGTCTGCACGGTACGGGCGACATTCATCGCCTCACCGAAACCGGTGTCGGCGTCGACGATCGACGGCAGGTCGGTCACCCGGGCGATCTGCCCGGCGCGCTGGGCCACCTCGGTCAGCGTGGTCAACCCGATGTCGGGCAGACCCAGATCGGCCGACAGCACCGCGCCGGAGATGTAGACCCCGTCGAAGCCCTTGCGCTCGATCAGCTTCGCCGACAGCGGATTGAACGCACCGGGGAAGCACAGCAGCTCACCGGTGGCGAGTCGCTCACGGAACAGGCGGCGCTTCTCGTGGGCCGGTGTCTTCGCGTACAACATCAGCGCACTCCCTTCCTGGGTGATGACGGTTGCATCAGAACAAGCCCTTCGGGGCACTGACTGAGTCGAGCAGACCGGGCTTGGCGATGATCGTCAACTGCGCGACCTCTTCGGCGCTCAGCTCCGGCAGACGCTGCACCAACTCCAGGAAGCGATCGATCTCGGACTGTTCCAACATCGGCTCGGCGAGCAGCTTGAACTTGTTGATGTAGTTCTCCCGGACGAACGGGCGGGCGCCCAGCGGATGCGCATCGGCGACCGCGATCTCCTCGGTGATCGTGGAGCCGTCGGTGAGCTTGATCTCCACCCGGCCGCCGAAGGCCTTCTCGTCGGGATCCTCGGAGTGGTAGCGACGGGTCCACTCCGGGTCCTCGGCGGTGGTGATCTTGTTCCACAGCTCGACGGTGTCAGGACGTGCCGCCCGCTCGGGGGCGTAGGAGTCGACGTGGTGCCAGCCACCGTCCTGCAGGGCGACGGCGAAGATGTAGGGGATCGAGTGGTCCAGGGTCTCCCGCGAGGCCGACGGATCGTACTTCTGCGGATCACCGGAACCCGAACCGATCACATAGTGCGTGTGGTGACTGGTGTGCAGGACGATCGAATCGATCTTGCTCGGATCCTTCAGCTCCGGGTGCTCGTTGCCCAGCCGTCGGGCCAGATCGATCCAGGCCTGTGCCTGGTACTCCGCGGAGTGCTCCTTGGTGTAGGAGTCGAGGATCGCCCGCTTCGCCTCACCCGGTGCCGGCAGCGGCACCTCGTAGCGGCCCTCGGGTCCGTCGAGCAGCCAGGCGATCACGCCGTCCTCACCCTCGTAGATCGGCGACGGGCTGGTCTGCCCGCGCATGGCCCGGTCGACGGCCTCGACCGCCAGCTTGCCGGCGAAGGCCGGGGCGTGTGCCTTCCAGGTGGAGATCTCGCCCTTGCGGGACTGCCGGGTGGCGGTGGTGGTGTGCAGGGCCTGACCGACGGCCTGGTAGATCACCTCGGTGGGCAGACCCAGCATGGTGCCGATGCCGGCGGCGGCCGACGGGCCGAGGTGGGCGACATGGTCGATCTTGTGCTTGTGCAGGCTGATCGCGCGGACCAGATCCATCTGGATCTCGTACCCGGTGGCGATGCCGCGCAGCAGGGCGGCACCGTCGGAGCCGACGTGCTGGGCGACGGCGACGATCGGCGGGATGTTGTCACCGGGGTGGGAGTACTCGGCGGCCAGGAAGGTGTCGTGGTAGTCCAGCTCGCGGACCGCCACACCGTTGGCCCAGGCAGCCCACTCCGGGCTGGAACGGACATCGAGCTGGCAGCCGAAGGTGGTCGAGCCGTTGCCGTTGCGGGTGACCGGATGGTCGAGGGCCTGGGAGCGGGCGGAGACGATCGGTCCGCGCAGCAGCGAGGCGGCGGCGACCGAGGCATTGTCGATGATCCGGTTGATCACCATCTCGGTGACCTCGGGGTCGACCGGCACCGGATCGGTGGCGACCTCGGCGATCTTCCAAGCGAGCTGGTCCTCACGTGCGAGGTTCTCGTCGCTGCGGTACATGCGGACGGGATGGTTGATTGTCATCGATGACCTTCCGGGAGTGTGTCGAGGATACTTGTCAGGGCGTTGTGCAGATGGACATGGGTGGCATGGGCCGCCAGGTCGGAGTCACCGGCGGCGATCGCCGAGGCGATCAACCGGTGCTCGGTGACCGAGGCGGCCAGACGGTCGGGTTTGTCCCGGGCGAGCCGGCGTACCCGCACCAGGTGGGTACGGACTCCGCGCAGCGCCGAGGTGAGGAAGTCGTTGCCGACAGCAGCATCGATCGCCGCGTCGAAGCGGGCGATGCAGGAGTAGTAGACGTCGCGCCCAGCCTTCTCCGCCAGCCGCAGTCGCGCCGGGTCGAACTCCTCGGCCAGGGCTGCGAAGACCTCGGGGTCACCACGCCGAGCCGCCGCGCGGGCCGCAGCCTCCTCCAGGGCACGACGCAGTTCGAACAGCGAACGGATGTCCTCGGCGCCGATGGCCGAGACCACGGTCACCCGCGGGGACTGCTGGACCACCAGGCCATCGGCGACCAGGCGACGGATCGCCTCTCGCAGCGGGGTCCGGCTGACACCCAGTCGCGCGGCCTGTTCCACCTCGCCGAGCACGGCTCCGGGTGGGAGCGTCCCGGCCTGGATGTCGGACAGCAACGTCGCGTAGGCCCGGTCACTGGCCCGCGTCTGCGGTCGCTCGTCCAACGTTGACATCAGTCAATGTATACACTGCCGCGGAATCGATTGGCAATGCTTCCTTCCACCCCTGGTCAATGTGTACCTAAAGTGAAGCGGTGGTGTCGCTCAGCGGTCTCCGGGGTATCGCCTGTGGATGCCACGGCATCGATCGGCTGTCCGGTCGGCGGCCGGGTCGCCCGACGCGGCAGGTGTCTCGGCGCGGGCTGGGCAAGAGGCGGCGGACGGCCCCTAAGCTGGGAGCCGTGACTTCTGCCCAGCCGACATCCCCTCGCCGGGTGGCTCTGTTGACCCATGTCGGCCGACCGGAGGCGATCACCGCCGCACGACAGATCGCCGGCGACCTCGCCGCTGCCGGATTCGTACCGGTGATCCCCGAGGCCGATCTGCTGCGGATGGACGGTGCGCTGGCCGAGCTCGCGGTCGAGCCCTTGCCCGCCGATGCGAACTCGCTGGCCGGATGTGAACTGGCGATCGTCCTCGGCGGGGACGGCACCATCCTTCGCGCCGCCGAGTTGACCTTGGCCTCCGACACCCCCTTGCTGGGCGTGAACCTGGGCCATGTCGGCTTCCTCGCCGAGGCCGAGTCCTCGGAGATCGGCGCCATCTCCGAGGCTGTGATCGCCGGCAGCTGGCGGGTCGAGGAACGTTTCGTGATCGACGTGCGGGTCAGCGATTGCGAGGGTCTGCAGACCTGGTCCTCCTTCGCCATCAACGAGGTCTCGATCGAGAAGGAGGCCCGCGAACGGGTCCTGGAGGTGCTCGCCTCGATCGACGAACGGCCGATCTCCCGATGGGCCTGTGACGGTGTCCTGGTCGCCACCCCGACCGGGTCGACCGCCTACGCCTTCTCCGCCGGGGGGCCGGTGGTGTGGCCGGAGGTGGACGCCTTGTTGATGGTCCCGTTGAGTGCACATGCGTTGTTCTCCCGCCCGTTGGTGCTCGGTCCTTCCTCCCATGTCCAGATCGAGTTGTTGCCCACCCCGGTGGCCCATCAAGGTGTGGTCTGGTGTGACGGACGTCGTTCGACCACCCTGGCCGTGGGAAGTCGGGTTCGGGTGCAGAAGAGCGATCGCCGGTTGCGACTTGCCCGGTTGTCCAGTGCACCGTTCACCGACCGTCTGGTGCACAAGTTCGGACTGCAGGTCGACGGCTTCCGTGGGGGCCGCGCCTGATGATCACCGAGGTGCGGATCGCCAACCTGGGAGTGATCGCGGAGTCGGTGTTGGAACCCCACCGGGGACTGACGGTGCTGACCGGCGAGACCGGTGCGGGCAAGACCATGATCGTTTCCAGTCTCGGCATGTTGCTGGGGGAGCGGACCGACTCCGGTCGGGTACGTGGGGGTACCGATCGTGCCGTCGTCGAGGGACGTTTCGACCTCTCCGGTCTGTCGTCGGAACTGCTGCAGGCGGTGGCCGATGCAGGTGGTGAACCCGACGGCGACGAGTTGTTGATCAGCCGCCAGGTGAGTGCGGCCGGACGTTCGCGCGCCTTCGTGGGGGGATCCCAGACCAATCTGCAGACCCTGCAGCAGATCAGTTCCGAGCTGATCACCATCCATGGTCAGTCGGGTCAGATCGAGCTCGGCCGATCATCGCGGCAGCGTGAGATCCTCGACTCCTTCGCCGGCCCGGAGCTGCTGCAGCTGCGCACTCAATACCATGATCATTTCGTCGCTCATCGGGATGCCCTCGCCGAGCTCGCTCAGTTGCAGGCCGATGCCCAGGCCCGGGCGAGGGAAGCCGATCTGTTGCGGTTCGGGATCGCCGAGATCGACCAGGTCGCACCCGAACCCGGGGAGGATTCGGCGTTGCGGGCCGAGGCCGCCCGGTTGACCGACATCGATGATCTTCGGATCGCCGCCCAGCAGGCGACCCGGGCCCTGGCCGGCGACGACGAGGATCCCGGTGCCGGGGCACTCGCTGCACTGACCGCCGCCGACACCTCCTTGCGGCAGCTGGCCGGCTCCGATGCCGCCGCGGCCGAACTGGTGGATCGGATCTCCGAACTCCTCGTCGGGGCCCAGGACCTGACCGGGGAGGTGTCGCGCTATGCCGACTCGTTGTCGGCCGACCCACAACGTCTCGCCGCGGTGATGGACCGTACCGCCGCGCTCACCTCGTTGACGCGCAAGTACGGGGTGGACATCGACGCGGTGCTCGCCTGGCGTGCCGACTCGGCGCAGGCGCTGGAAGGACTCGACGGCAGCGAGGACCGGATCGCCGAACTGCAGGAGGTGATTGCGCAGACCGAACCGGTCGTCGACCGGCTCGCTGCCGATCTGACTGCCGCCCGGAGAGAAGCCGCCGAACGGATCGCCGGGCAGGTCGGTCCGGAACTGGCAGCGCTGGCCATGCCGCACGCGCAGCTGACCTTCTCCGTGACCCCCGCCGAACGCGGGCCCTGGGGTGCGGATCGGATCGAGTTGCTGCTGGCCGCGAACCCGGGGCAGGCTCCGCAACCGCTGGCCAAGGCTGCCTCCGGTGGTGAGCTCTCCCGGATCCGGCTGGCACTGGAGGCGGTGCTGACCGATGCCGGTATCGGAACCGGTGGAACGGTGGTCTTCGACGAGGTGGACGCCGGTGTCGGCGGTGCAGTCGGTCTGGAGATCGGCCGACGGCTGTCGGCGATGGCCGCGACCAGTCAGGTGATCGTGGTCACCCACCTCGCGCAGGTGGCTGCCTTCGCCGATCGGCACTTCGTGATCGCGAAGTCCTCTGACGGCCAGGTCACCACCAGCGGCCTGGTCGAGGTCACCGACGCCGAGCGGGAGGCCGAACTGGCCCGGATGATGGCTGGGCTCTCCGAGACCGGTACGGCTCGTGCGCACGCCCGGGAGCTGTTGGCAGAGGCCGGCCAGGGCTGAACCCGGATCGCTGCGGCAGGAAGGTGTCGGTGCCCCCGATTAGGTGTTGCGGGGCGGGCCGAGCGTCCCCGGTTCCTGCCGATCCCGACTCCGGAGCCCACAGGGGCGGAAGAGAAGTGGAACAAGCCGTGAACGATCTACCGCAGCCCGACCTGGTACTGATCCCCGGCCTCTGGCTGCCTGCAGAGATCTGGCAACCCGTGGTCACCGAACTGGCAGCCGTCGGTGTCGCCGCCCATCCGGTGGAACTGCCGGGACAGGGGGCGTCTCCGCCGGACGCGTTGCTCGATGATCAGTTGGCGGCTGTGCTGGAGGTCGTCGACGGCCTCGAGCGGCCGATCGTGGTCGGGCACTCCGCGGCATCCGGACTGGCCTGGCTGGTGGCCGACCGGCGACCGGACGCGATCACGGCCGTGGTGCTGATCGGGGGGTTCCCGCCATCCGACGGTGCCGTCTATGCCGACTTCATCGAACCGCGCGACGGTGTCGTCGGTTTCCCCGGCTGGGAGCCTTTCGAGGGCCCCGATGCCGACGACCTCGACCAACAGCAGCGTGCGCACATCGAGGAGCTGGCCGTACCGGTGTCGGCCGGGGTGACCAAGGCACCGGTGAGGCTGGGGGATCGGCGGCGCCATGACGTACCGGTCGTGCTGGTCTGCCCCGAGTTCTCGCCCGGTGAGGCACAGGCATGGATCGATGCCGGTGACCTGCCCGAACTCGCGGCGGCGAAGAACTTGCAACTCCTCGACCTTCGGTCCGGACACTGGCCGATGGTCTCCTGCCCGGCCGACCTGCTGCGCGGGATCGACCGGGCCTGAACGCTCCGATCAGGCCCATGTCGCCCGGACGCGCCCCGGGCCGGTCGGGCAGATCGACCGGACCCCGCCGTACAAGACCTCGTACCCGACGACATCGGTCGCTGGGGTCGGGTGATGCCTGCTCAGGAGTTGTACTTGACCGTCGCCTTGTTCGTCTTCGAGCTCCAGGTGATGGTGCCGCGCTCGAAGTTCGAGCGGGCGCCACCGCTGATCTTGTACTCGTCGGAGGTGGGGTACCCGAGCTTGGACTTGGCGCCGCCGAGATTGCGGTAGGCCGTGCGAATGGTCCCCTTGACCGCGTGGATCTTCCCGTTCTTGCCGTAGATGTCGGCCTTCGCGAACTCGGTGTAGGAGCCGTTGCCGTAGGTCTTCTGCTCCAGCCGGCGCGGTGAGCCGACCCAGCCGGATTCGCCACCGAGGCTCTGCCACTTCTGGTAGTTGCCGGTCTTCCAATCACCCATCTTCTTCGCCACCAGGTTCCGGAACTCCGGCATCCGCTTGTCCATGGCCGGGCCGGGGCAGTTGGTGTTCACCACATCACCGTGGGTGAAGATCGTGTTCACCCGCTTCCCGGCCAAGGTGACTTTGCCCTTCGGGTCGCGGTAGTTGCCGTCCAACTTCCAGGCGACGATGCTGGCGGCGGCGTCGAATGCCTTGGTCGTCGGGCCGCTGGTGGTGTGATCACACATCAGGGAGACACCGACGGTGTCGGCATTCCAGTCCCGGGCGTGCGCCCCGTGGACCGGCAGGTCGGTGCCCCCGGCGCGTCCCTCGTAGATCCGTCCGTAGCGGTCGACCAGGAAGTTGTAGGCGATGTCGCAGTACCCGCGGCTCTCGGTGTGGTAGGCGTAGATGCCCCGGACGATGCTTGCCGACTGCGCGGAGGAGTAGTTGTTCACCCCCGCGGTGTGGTGGATGACCGCGCCCCGAATGGTCGTTCCGTAGGGCTTGTCGCACTCCTCGCCGAGTTTCTCGTCGGCACCCCAGGACTTCCGGGAGATGATGCTCGGGCCCCGTGGAGTGGGGGCGCCGCCGGCGACGGTGCCGGCCGGCAACGACTTGTCCGCACTGGACGTGCCCGGGTCGATCAGGTCGACCGACAGGCCCTTGGGGGCCGAAGAACCCTTCAATCGCAATTCGATTCCGCTGGCCTCGGAGGTGAAGACCGGCTCCGAACCAGGTCGCTCCCCGGACTCACCCGTTGCGTGGTCGTCGTCGATCGGCACCTGTTCCCAGCCGGTCCAGGAGCCGTCGACCTTCACCCGGTAGTCCAGGGTGGGTGTCGGACCGCTGTCCCAGGTGACACCGAAGAGGCTGAACTCCTCGACATCGGGAGCCGACAGTGCCGGCTTGGCCGACCCTGCGGTGGTCCGGCCCGCGGCCTTGGTCGGTACGGTCAACCGCTCGATCTCCGGGGAGCCCCCGGCCGGTGCGGCCTTCGCCGGGGTGGCCGAGACCGCCTGCCAGCCGGACACCAGGAGGGCCGCGGTGGCGGTCAGAGCAAGCAGTCTGCTGGGGTTGGGCATGATCACTCCCGGGTTCGGCCGAAGTCGGCAACAACGTCGCGGCGGACTCCAACCAGCGGTGTCGGTTCTGTCAGCCGAACGGGGCCGAAGTCTGAAGGACGGCTCCACAGTTGCCTCGGAACCCGGGCCGATCACACTCGGTTCGGCGTGGTTTGCCCCAGTGTCGGTCAGGCCACGTAGGATGGAAGCCCGTGGGAGCCGCGCATCAGACCAAGCACATCTTCGTCACCGGAGGCGTCGCCTCCTCACTGGGCAAGGGCCTGACGGCATCGAGCCTCGGCCAGTTGCTGGCCGCCCGTGGAATGCGGGTGACCATGCAGAAGCTCGACCCGTACCTGAACGTCGATCCGGGCACGATGAACCCGTTCCAGCACGGCGAGGTGTTCGTCACCGAGGACGGTGCCGAGACCGACCTGGACATCGGCCACTACGAGCGGTTCCTCGATCGCAACCTGAACGCCGAGGCCAATGTCACCACCGGCAAGATCTACTCCCAGGTGATCGCCAAGGAGCGACGCGGGGATTACCTCGGTGACACCGTTCAGGTGATCCCGCACATCACCAACGAGATCAAGGACGAGATGCTCGGCATGGGCGGTCCGGAGGTCGACGTGGTGCTGCACGAGATCGGCGGCACCGTCGGCGACATCGAATCCCTGCCGTTCCTGGAGGCCGCCCGGCAGGTCCGCCGCGACGTCGGCCGGGAGAACTGCTTCTTCCTGCACGTCTCCCTGGTTCCCTACATCGGACCCAGTGGTGAGCTGAAGACCAAGCCGACCCAGCACTCGGTGGCCGCGCTGCGCCAGGTCGGCATCCAGCCCGATTCCCTGGTCGTGCGCTGCGACCGGGAAGTACCCGACAGCGTGAAGCGCAAGATCGCGCTGATGTGCGACGTCGACGAGGAGGCGGTCGCCACCGCGATCGACGCGCCCAGCATCTACGACATCCCGAAGGTGCTGCACGCGGAGGGACTCGACGCCTATGTCGTGCGCCGGCTCAACCTGCCGTTCCGGGACGTGAACTGGTCACGCTGGGACAACCTGCTCGATCGGGTGCACAAGCCCACCGACGAGGTGACGATCGCGCTGGTCGGCAAGTACATCGACCTGCCCGATGCCTATCTCTCGGTGGTCGAGGCGCTGCGTGCCGGTGGTTTCGCCAACTGGGCCAAGGTCAACGTCCGCTGGGTTCCCTCCGACGACTGCGCCACCCCCGACGGTGCCGCGCGCAACCTCGGTGATGTCGACGGTGTGGTGATCCCCGGTGGCTTCGGGATCCGTGGTGTCGAGGGCAAGATCGGCGCGATCCGCTACGCCCGGGAGAACCAGCTGCCGATCCTCGGCCTGTGCCTGGGACTGCAGACGATGGTGATGGAGGTCGCTCAGCACCTGGCCGGACTCGAGGGTGCGGCGTCCTCGGAGTTCGATCCCGGCACCCCGCATCCGGTGATCGCCACCATGGCCGAGCAGGTGGAGATCGTCGACGGCGCCGGTGACCTCGGCGGCACGATGCGGCTCGGCGCGTACCCTGCCGAACTGACCCGCGGATCCCTGGTCGCCGAAATGTACGGCCAGCACCGGGTGAGTGAGCGGCACCGGCACCGCTACGAGGTGAACAACCTCTACCGACCGCAGCTGGAGGAGGCCGGGCTGGTGATCAGCGGTACCTCACCGGATTCGACCCTGGTCGAGTTCATCGAGCTGCCACGGCAGGTGCACCCCTTCTTCGTTGCCACCCAGGCCCACCCGGAGCTGAAGTCCCGACCGACCGATCCGCATCCGCTGTTCGCCGGGCTGGTCCGGGCGGCGCTGCGGCACAAGGTGGCCGCGCGGTTGCCCGAGGATCCCGAGGCGACTGAACCGCAGGAGCCCGGACAGGAGGAGCGCAACGATGGCTGATCCGGAGAGCATCACCACGGTGGCTGCCGACGAACTGGGTGATCGGGCCGAAGACTGGCCAGTCGTGCACCGGGAGGTACGCCATGCTGGGCACGTCACCACCTATGTCACCGACACCGTGCAGGCGCCCGACGGCAGCACCCTGACCCGGGACTGGATCGAGCATCCCGGTGCCGTCGGTGTGATCGCGCTCGACTCCGACGAACGGGTGGTGCTGGTCCAGCAGTACCGGCATCCGGCCGGGTTCCGGCTCTTCGAGCCACCGGCAGGTCTGTTGGACGTGGCTGAGGAGGAGTGGCTGATCGGTGCCCAGCGCGAGCTGGCCGAGGAGGCCATGCTGGCTGCCGATCGCTGGGACGTGCTGGTCGACATGTTCACAAGTCCCGGTGCCAGCGGGGAGAACGTCCGGATCTACCTGGCAAGGGACCTGCGGCCGGTGGCCCGCCCCGACGGGTTCGAGCTGGAGGGCGAGGAGGCCGACATGAGCATCGTCCGTGCCCGTCTCGACGACCTGCTGGACGGGGTCTTCGCCGGACGGTTGCAGAATCCGCTGCTGGTCACCGGGTGTCTGGCGGCGGCCCAGGCCTTGCGTACCGGTCGGGAACTACGCCCCGCCGACTCGCCGTGGCCGGCCCGGGCGCCACGCCCCCGCACCCGCTGAGGCGGCGGCGGGCATCGCCATGACTCCGCCGGTGCTGGTCCGGTCCTTCCTCGACCATGTGATCGTCGAACGTGGCCTTTCGCCGAACACCGCCGCCGGTTACCGTCGCGACCTCGATCACTACCTGGCCCATCTCGAACGCGCCGGTGTGACCGATGCGGAGGCGATCACACCGCAGCACATCACCGCCTTCGCAGCAGATCTGGCCGGTCGGTTCGCCCCGTCCAGCGTCGCGCGCGCCGTCGCCGCGGTACGCAGCCTGCATCGCTTCGCCGTCACCGAGACGATCACCAGCACCGACCCGGCAGTCGAGGTGAAACCGCCGAAGCTTCCCCAACGATTGCCGAAGGCCCTCCCGGTGGACCAGGTCCAGCGGCTGTTGGACACCCCGGACACCAGCACGGTCACCGGTCTGCGGGATGCGGCGCTGCTGGAACTGCTCTACGGCACCGGCGCCCGGGTCTCCGAGATCGTCGACCTCGATGTCGACGACCTGACCGCACCGTTGGAGGGTGCCGGTGGATTGCGGTTGATCGGCAAGGGCAACAAGGAGCGGATCGTGCCGCTGGGCAGCTACGCCCGAGCCGCCGTGGAGGCGTGGTTGGTCCGCGGACGACCGGTCTGGGCAGCGAAGACGACGGCCGGGCCACCGTCGCTGCTGTTGAACAGCCGGGGGAATCCGCTCACCCGCCAGCTCGCCCATGCCGTACTGGCACGGGCAGGGGAGGCGGCCGAACTGCCGGTGACGATCAGCCCACACACCCTGCGCCACTCCTACGCCACACACCTGCTGGACGGTGGCGCCGATGTCCGGGTGGTGCAGGAGTTGTTGGGCCACGCCTCGGTCACCACCACCCAGCTCTACACCCTGGTCACCGTCGACCACCTGCGCGAGGTCTATCTCAGCGCCCACCCCCGGGCACGCTGAGCCTGCCTGTCTGCTTCTCGGACGATCCGATTTGCCGAGCCGCCGCTCGGAGTCAGCCGGCGAAGACAGCGCTGCACAACCTGCCCGGACCCGGCGGACGCCGCCCGCATTCGAGCCTCCGGCTGACGCTCCGTCCCTGCGTCCCATGGTGGGTTGGACGGCAGACGATAGGGTTGCACCCGAACACAGCACGTCCCGCACCGGCTGCGGGGAAAGGCAGGACATGGAGACGGTTCCAGGTGACCCGATCGCGAAGCTGATTGCGAACGGGATCGGCCCGGTCGACGATGACGGCCTCGGCCCGACCGGTCGGCCGTTGCCCCATCTGAAACTGCCGGAGCCGCCGCCGCAGCCGACCAAGGGCAT comes from the Naumannella halotolerans genome and includes:
- a CDS encoding GntR family transcriptional regulator translates to MSTLDERPQTRASDRAYATLLSDIQAGTLPPGAVLGEVEQAARLGVSRTPLREAIRRLVADGLVVQQSPRVTVVSAIGAEDIRSLFELRRALEEAAARAAARRGDPEVFAALAEEFDPARLRLAEKAGRDVYYSCIARFDAAIDAAVGNDFLTSALRGVRTHLVRVRRLARDKPDRLAASVTEHRLIASAIAAGDSDLAAHATHVHLHNALTSILDTLPEGHR
- a CDS encoding bifunctional 2-methylcitrate synthase/citrate synthase, which encodes MSDEIKPEDIKKGLAGVVVDYTAVSKVNPETNSLLYRGYPVQELAATQPFEAVAYLLWNGELPTAEQLAELRKVERENRPLADNVKAVIDLLPTDAHPMDEVRTAVSAIGANDTSGAKSVMEAGGTAEDNLARSIRLYAALPAIVAYGQRRRRGEEVVEPRDDLDYAANFLWMTFGEEADPLVVDAFNRSMILYAEHSFNASTFTARVVTSTMSDLYSAITAAIGALKGPLHGGANEAVLHVFDEIGSAENVKPWLDKALAEKRKIMGFGHRVYKRGDSRVPTMKDALDSLVEHYDRQDVLELYTALESEFVERKGIYPNLDYPSGPAYNLIGFDTLTFTPLFVASRVTGWSAHVLEQAASNALIRPLSAYNGPDERHIEGYVATETEKEALERPEESA
- a CDS encoding MmgE/PrpD family protein, with the protein product MYRSDENLAREDQLAWKIAEVATDPVPVDPEVTEMVINRIIDNASVAAASLLRGPIVSARSQALDHPVTRNGNGSTTFGCQLDVRSSPEWAAWANGVAVRELDYHDTFLAAEYSHPGDNIPPIVAVAQHVGSDGAALLRGIATGYEIQMDLVRAISLHKHKIDHVAHLGPSAAAGIGTMLGLPTEVIYQAVGQALHTTTATRQSRKGEISTWKAHAPAFAGKLAVEAVDRAMRGQTSPSPIYEGEDGVIAWLLDGPEGRYEVPLPAPGEAKRAILDSYTKEHSAEYQAQAWIDLARRLGNEHPELKDPSKIDSIVLHTSHHTHYVIGSGSGDPQKYDPSASRETLDHSIPYIFAVALQDGGWHHVDSYAPERAARPDTVELWNKITTAEDPEWTRRYHSEDPDEKAFGGRVEIKLTDGSTITEEIAVADAHPLGARPFVRENYINKFKLLAEPMLEQSEIDRFLELVQRLPELSAEEVAQLTIIAKPGLLDSVSAPKGLF
- a CDS encoding NAD kinase translates to MTSAQPTSPRRVALLTHVGRPEAITAARQIAGDLAAAGFVPVIPEADLLRMDGALAELAVEPLPADANSLAGCELAIVLGGDGTILRAAELTLASDTPLLGVNLGHVGFLAEAESSEIGAISEAVIAGSWRVEERFVIDVRVSDCEGLQTWSSFAINEVSIEKEARERVLEVLASIDERPISRWACDGVLVATPTGSTAYAFSAGGPVVWPEVDALLMVPLSAHALFSRPLVLGPSSHVQIELLPTPVAHQGVVWCDGRRSTTLAVGSRVRVQKSDRRLRLARLSSAPFTDRLVHKFGLQVDGFRGGRA
- the prpB gene encoding methylisocitrate lyase, which encodes MLYAKTPAHEKRRLFRERLATGELLCFPGAFNPLSAKLIERKGFDGVYISGAVLSADLGLPDIGLTTLTEVAQRAGQIARVTDLPSIVDADTGFGEAMNVARTVQTLEDAGLAGCHIEDQVNPKRCGHLDGKEVVGTSTAVQRIRSAADARRDDNFLIMARTDIRALEGLDAAIDRSKALVDAGADAIFGEAMRDLSEFEQLAAALDVPVLANMTEFGKSELFTVDQLRDVGVRMVIWPVSTLRMAMGATERALDTLLSEGNLTSQLGAMQHRADLYDLLDYEEYNSFDSSIFNFQITK